The Agromyces mariniharenae genome includes a window with the following:
- a CDS encoding NAD(P)-dependent alcohol dehydrogenase, protein MGIEERSDAGARLVPAANPTGAATMRAAVQRRYGPPSVLESSEVGLPVPGRGDVLVRVGAASVHPGDYFVMTGEPYVVRLVFGLRRPRHGIPGRDLAGVVVAVGKEVTALRPGDRVFGWSIAGTLAEYACVPADHLVSMPADLSVVDAAAVPTSAMTALQALREIAKVRPGQTVLVTGASGGVGSFAVQIAKVFGAEVTGVCSTRNVDLVRSLGADHVVDYTETDFTGTGKHYDVILDNVEAQPLAAVRRALTPTGTLIPNNGLGGRWFGPLGRIAKARVLSGFTRQRLRPFTSVGKRQDLLALADLLTTGQVTPAIDRTYTLDEAADALRHVAAGHARGKVVVTI, encoded by the coding sequence GTGGGAATCGAAGAGCGATCGGATGCGGGAGCTCGCCTGGTGCCGGCGGCGAACCCGACCGGGGCGGCGACGATGCGGGCCGCCGTCCAGCGCCGTTACGGCCCGCCCTCCGTGCTCGAGTCGTCCGAGGTCGGGCTGCCGGTGCCCGGTCGAGGCGATGTGCTCGTCCGGGTGGGCGCGGCCTCGGTGCATCCTGGCGACTACTTCGTCATGACCGGTGAGCCGTACGTGGTGCGGCTGGTGTTCGGGCTCCGCCGGCCGCGCCACGGCATCCCCGGCAGGGACCTCGCCGGCGTGGTGGTGGCGGTCGGGAAGGAGGTCACCGCTCTCCGCCCCGGCGACAGGGTGTTCGGCTGGAGCATCGCTGGAACCCTCGCGGAGTACGCCTGCGTCCCGGCGGACCACCTCGTGTCCATGCCCGCCGACCTGTCGGTCGTGGACGCGGCAGCAGTGCCCACGTCGGCCATGACGGCGTTGCAGGCGCTCCGCGAGATCGCGAAGGTCCGACCTGGCCAGACGGTGCTGGTCACGGGCGCGTCTGGCGGCGTGGGCTCCTTCGCCGTACAGATCGCCAAGGTGTTCGGCGCCGAGGTGACGGGTGTGTGCAGCACCCGCAACGTCGACTTGGTCCGGTCGCTCGGTGCCGACCACGTCGTCGACTATACGGAGACCGACTTCACCGGCACCGGGAAGCACTACGACGTCATCCTCGACAACGTGGAAGCCCAGCCCCTGGCTGCTGTCCGCCGAGCGCTGACGCCCACCGGCACCCTCATCCCCAACAACGGACTCGGCGGCCGCTGGTTCGGCCCTCTCGGTCGGATCGCCAAGGCGCGCGTGCTGTCCGGGTTCACCCGTCAGCGGCTGAGGCCCTTCACGTCGGTCGGGAAGCGCCAGGACCTGCTCGCCCTGGCCGACCTGCTCACGACCGGGCAGGTCACGCCCGCCATCGACCGCACCTACACCCTCGACGAAGCAGCCGACGCGCTCCGCCACGTCGCGGCCGGCCACGCCCGAGGGAAGGTCGTCGTCACCATCTGA
- a CDS encoding TetR/AcrR family transcriptional regulator, translating into MTAREQRQVASDAGLSKQRVVVEAIRLADREGVDGLSMRRLAGALGAGAMSLYHYVASKEELLDAMIDVVFEEIELPPEGTDWQSALRRRAVSARQVLARHPWANGLMESRTSPGPANLRHHEAVTACLRRAGFSVLMATHANWLLDSYVYGFALQEAGLPFDTADELADMAEDVYLPQLPPDEFPYLNESAAALLAAGYDPAEEFIFGLDLILAALEPLRASA; encoded by the coding sequence GTGACTGCGAGGGAACAACGCCAGGTCGCGTCAGATGCGGGGCTGAGCAAGCAGCGGGTGGTAGTCGAGGCGATCCGGCTCGCCGACCGCGAGGGGGTCGACGGGCTGAGCATGCGCCGGCTGGCCGGCGCCCTCGGCGCGGGCGCGATGTCGCTGTACCACTACGTGGCGAGCAAGGAGGAGTTGCTGGACGCGATGATCGACGTCGTGTTCGAGGAGATCGAGCTCCCGCCCGAAGGCACCGACTGGCAGTCGGCGCTGCGCCGTCGAGCGGTGTCCGCACGACAGGTTCTCGCACGCCACCCATGGGCGAACGGCCTGATGGAGTCGCGGACATCGCCAGGGCCCGCGAACCTCCGCCACCACGAAGCGGTCACCGCCTGCCTGCGGAGGGCCGGCTTCTCGGTCTTGATGGCGACGCACGCCAACTGGTTGCTCGACAGCTATGTCTACGGTTTCGCCCTGCAGGAAGCCGGCCTGCCGTTCGACACCGCCGATGAGCTCGCGGACATGGCCGAAGACGTCTACCTGCCCCAGCTTCCTCCTGACGAGTTTCCCTACCTCAACGAATCCGCCGCGGCGCTCCTCGCTGCCGGCTACGACCCGGCGGAGGAGTTCATCTTCGGTCTCGACCTCATCCTCGCGGCCCTCGAGCCCCTGAGAGCCTCCGCGTAG
- a CDS encoding HAD family hydrolase — translation MIEAVVFDMDGVIVDSEERWEAVRRQLVLDAGRPYPDEATRRMQGMSAPEWEAYLHDDLGVPGTPAEIGRRVVAEIEATYRADLPLIPGVDEAVRALAARYPLAVASSSNRELIELALSLAGLADLFRAVVSSEEVERGKPAPDVYLEAASRLGVAPTACVAVEDSSNGLRSAHAAGMRVVAVPNRAYPPADDALALADVVLDSIRQLTPEAVAA, via the coding sequence ATGATCGAGGCAGTCGTGTTCGACATGGACGGGGTGATCGTCGACAGCGAGGAGCGGTGGGAGGCCGTGCGCCGGCAGCTCGTCCTGGACGCAGGTCGGCCCTATCCCGATGAGGCGACGCGGAGGATGCAGGGCATGAGCGCGCCTGAGTGGGAGGCGTACTTGCACGACGATCTCGGCGTCCCCGGCACTCCGGCCGAGATCGGACGACGCGTCGTCGCCGAGATCGAGGCGACCTACCGGGCCGACCTGCCCCTCATCCCCGGCGTGGACGAGGCCGTGCGTGCACTCGCGGCACGGTATCCGCTCGCGGTCGCCTCGTCGTCGAACCGGGAGCTGATCGAACTGGCGCTGTCGCTCGCGGGACTGGCCGACCTGTTCCGGGCTGTCGTCTCGAGCGAGGAGGTCGAGCGGGGCAAGCCCGCGCCCGATGTCTACCTCGAGGCCGCTTCGCGCCTCGGCGTCGCGCCCACAGCCTGCGTGGCCGTGGAGGACTCCTCGAACGGGCTCCGCTCGGCGCACGCGGCAGGGATGCGGGTGGTGGCCGTACCCAACCGTGCGTACCCGCCCGCCGACGATGCGCTCGCGCTCGCCGACGTCGTGCTCGACTCGATCCGTCAGCTCACCCCCGAGGCCGTGGCGGCCTGA
- a CDS encoding GNAT family N-acetyltransferase, whose translation MDHVTDRTLSVRPLGPRDREWVDLTQAAMWGSSTVARKGELLDTTALPGFVAVRHGEPVGLALFCVRGDEYEVVSVSATVRREGVGRALMLRCFDDARKRGCRRVWLTTTNDNVGAIAFYQRLGMDLCAFSRNGVATARRLKPSIPLRDEFGVGIDHELEFELLLGADPVDDLPRSSTRG comes from the coding sequence ATGGACCACGTGACGGATCGAACGCTCTCCGTGCGACCGCTCGGACCACGGGACCGAGAATGGGTCGACCTCACCCAAGCGGCCATGTGGGGATCCAGCACGGTCGCGCGCAAAGGCGAACTGCTCGACACCACCGCGTTGCCGGGGTTCGTCGCTGTTCGCCATGGCGAACCCGTCGGACTGGCCCTGTTCTGCGTCCGCGGCGATGAATATGAAGTGGTGTCGGTGTCGGCCACGGTCAGGCGTGAAGGGGTCGGACGAGCATTGATGCTGCGATGCTTCGACGACGCCCGCAAGCGGGGCTGTCGTCGAGTGTGGCTCACGACGACGAACGACAACGTCGGCGCGATCGCGTTCTACCAGCGGTTGGGCATGGACCTGTGCGCGTTCTCCCGCAACGGCGTCGCGACCGCTCGCCGCTTGAAGCCCTCGATCCCGCTGCGTGACGAGTTCGGCGTGGGCATCGACCATGAGCTCGAATTCGAGCTGCTCCTCGGGGCCGACCCAGTGGACGACCTGCCTAGGTCGTCCACTCGAGGATGA
- a CDS encoding alpha/beta fold hydrolase, with amino-acid sequence MTHPVESNGFTPSGIAYDEAPGPGLPVVLIHAGIADRRMWDAQWPALTASRPAVRLDLRGFGDSAAEPDGELSHAADVLETLDHLGVKRCHLVGASFGAGVAVESTVTRPELVESLLLCPPGGALLAELTADLQRFFDAESAALARGDLDAAVEANVDTWVIGNRRASAAVDPAVVDAVRRMQRRAFEISSSWPADVPEAQLEPPALEQLSEIAARTVVVVGGHDLDTTHDAAARVVAGISGARRIDWPEVAHLPSMERPEEFLDLILEWTT; translated from the coding sequence TTGACGCACCCCGTCGAATCCAACGGCTTCACCCCGTCTGGAATCGCCTACGACGAAGCCCCGGGGCCCGGCCTGCCCGTCGTGCTGATCCACGCGGGGATCGCCGATCGCCGGATGTGGGATGCGCAATGGCCGGCGCTGACCGCATCACGACCCGCGGTGCGGCTCGACCTCCGCGGGTTCGGGGACTCCGCGGCGGAGCCCGACGGCGAGCTGTCGCACGCCGCGGACGTACTCGAGACACTGGATCACCTGGGCGTGAAGAGGTGCCATCTCGTCGGCGCGTCCTTCGGCGCCGGCGTGGCCGTCGAGTCGACGGTGACGAGGCCCGAGCTCGTCGAGTCGCTCCTCCTCTGCCCGCCCGGGGGCGCGCTGCTCGCCGAACTGACGGCGGACCTGCAGCGCTTCTTCGACGCCGAGAGCGCCGCGCTCGCTCGCGGCGACCTCGACGCGGCGGTCGAGGCGAACGTGGACACGTGGGTGATCGGGAATCGACGAGCCTCCGCGGCGGTCGATCCTGCTGTCGTCGACGCGGTGCGGAGGATGCAGCGGCGCGCGTTCGAGATCTCCTCCTCGTGGCCCGCGGACGTCCCCGAGGCGCAGCTGGAGCCACCGGCGCTCGAGCAACTGTCCGAGATCGCCGCCCGCACCGTGGTGGTCGTCGGCGGTCATGATCTCGATACGACGCACGACGCTGCGGCTCGAGTGGTCGCCGGCATCTCGGGGGCCCGGCGAATCGATTGGCCCGAGGTCGCCCACCTGCCGTCGATGGAGCGACCGGAGGAATTCCTCGACCTCATCCTCGAGTGGACGACCTAG
- a CDS encoding SRPBCC family protein encodes MAESSFDVHVVREFDAPIERVWAAWTTPSDLREWWGPDGFTCPRAEADVRPGGRILVTMRAPDDWGGFEQHSAWEIVELEAPRLLRYVFRFTDAAGAPITPADAGIPADGIPERGEHEVVLSEVGDERTRLDMTEHGYTTVDARDMSQAGLEQCLDKMAALVDRRPLGSGR; translated from the coding sequence ATGGCCGAGTCATCGTTCGACGTGCACGTCGTCCGCGAGTTCGACGCGCCGATCGAGCGCGTCTGGGCCGCCTGGACGACCCCTTCCGACCTGCGCGAGTGGTGGGGTCCCGACGGGTTCACGTGCCCGCGAGCCGAAGCAGACGTACGACCCGGCGGTCGGATCCTCGTCACCATGCGGGCACCCGACGACTGGGGCGGCTTCGAGCAGCACAGCGCCTGGGAGATCGTGGAACTGGAAGCCCCGCGCCTCCTGCGCTACGTCTTCCGGTTCACGGATGCCGCGGGCGCCCCGATCACGCCCGCGGATGCCGGGATCCCCGCCGACGGCATCCCGGAACGCGGCGAGCACGAGGTCGTATTGAGCGAGGTCGGCGACGAACGGACTCGTCTCGACATGACCGAGCACGGCTACACGACCGTCGACGCGCGGGACATGTCGCAAGCGGGCCTGGAGCAGTGCCTCGACAAGATGGCCGCGCTCGTCGATCGGCGACCCCTCGGGTCGGGGCGTTGA
- a CDS encoding ScyD/ScyE family protein: MGTRRAATFAAILTAALAPVALLPAAANAAPPGDAPAPVAEVLASGLTGPIGSTIGPDGALYVADRAGGAVVRVDTTTGAKSTYAAGLPVTAPGGVFDVAFIGDTAYALISVVGPDVGGSDIGGVYRIDDVDDTTLIADTATWSIDNPPDADFFVPSGVQYAFVPYGDGFLVTDGHHNRLLSAGLDGVVSEVAQFANIVPTGLQVDGSRVYMAEAGPIPHDPATGRVVVLNPRHPSERAVASGFSLITDVEAAACGFYAVSQGDSPGDVEPGTPGLPNSGELLRLNGDGSFTVVVDDLDRPTSLSFVGDTAFIVTLGGQVLVVDDVAPHRHGMWGGCGPKGQG; the protein is encoded by the coding sequence ATGGGAACCAGACGAGCGGCGACGTTCGCCGCGATCTTGACGGCTGCACTGGCACCGGTGGCACTCCTGCCGGCGGCCGCGAACGCAGCACCTCCGGGCGACGCGCCCGCGCCGGTCGCCGAGGTGCTTGCCAGCGGATTGACGGGCCCGATCGGCAGCACCATCGGACCCGACGGCGCACTCTACGTGGCCGACCGCGCCGGTGGTGCGGTCGTGCGCGTCGACACGACGACGGGCGCGAAGAGCACCTACGCCGCCGGACTCCCGGTCACTGCGCCGGGCGGCGTCTTCGACGTGGCGTTCATCGGCGACACCGCGTACGCGCTCATCAGCGTCGTCGGACCCGACGTCGGCGGCAGCGACATCGGCGGGGTCTACCGCATCGACGACGTCGACGACACGACGCTGATCGCCGACACGGCGACGTGGTCGATCGACAACCCGCCCGACGCCGACTTCTTCGTGCCGAGCGGGGTGCAGTACGCGTTCGTGCCGTACGGCGACGGGTTCCTCGTCACCGACGGCCATCACAACCGGCTGTTGTCCGCCGGGCTCGACGGCGTCGTCTCCGAGGTCGCGCAGTTCGCCAACATCGTGCCCACCGGCCTGCAGGTCGACGGATCGAGGGTGTACATGGCCGAGGCGGGGCCGATCCCGCACGACCCGGCGACGGGCAGGGTCGTCGTGCTCAACCCGCGGCATCCGTCGGAGCGTGCCGTCGCATCGGGCTTCAGCCTGATCACGGACGTCGAAGCGGCCGCCTGCGGGTTCTACGCCGTCTCGCAGGGCGATTCGCCGGGCGACGTCGAGCCGGGCACGCCCGGGCTCCCGAACAGCGGCGAGCTCCTGCGGCTCAACGGCGACGGCTCCTTCACGGTCGTCGTCGACGACCTCGACCGGCCCACGTCGCTGTCGTTCGTCGGAGACACGGCGTTCATCGTGACGCTCGGCGGGCAGGTCCTCGTCGTCGACGACGTCGCACCGCACCGTCACGGCATGTGGGGAGGATGCGGACCCAAGGGCCAGGGCTGA